ATGGAAATACGAGCCTTATGTTGTGGAAAATTGATGAATTAATAGAATATGTGTCTAAATATTTTACTTTAAAGATAGGAGATATTATATTTACGGGAACGCCTGCTGGTGTAGGAAAAGTAAATGCAAACGACAAACTAAAGGGATTTATAGAAGATAAAGAATTATTTTCAATAACAGTTAAATAAATGGAACAACACTACAAGTTATTTAGAGTAAGAGAGCTAGCAGACAATGACGAAAGTTTTATTGCGGCGCTTGCCGAAGCATTTTTGGAAGAAGTACCGGAAGATGCAGAACGCTTAAAAAAAGCGGTTGCCGAGAAAGATTATCAAGAAGCTTATCAGGCAGCACATAAAATGAAACCAACAATTGATTTATTTGAATTAGGTGTACTTGATACCTTAATTGAAGTACAAGATTGGGGGAAATTTACTAAAAAAGAATTGGATGTTACCGGACAACTTAATACCGTGATTACCGCAGTAGAGAGTGCCGTGGCTGAAATTAAGGCAGATTTTAATTTATAGCTTATGTTAGCAGAAATTATTACCATTGGAGACGAGCTGCTTATTGGGCAAGTAATAGATACTAATTCTGCTTATATTGGCAAGCAACTTAATAAAATTGGAGTTTCGGTGTACCAAATTACATCTATTCAAGATGATAAGGAACATATTCTTCAGGCCTTTAAAGATGCTGAAAGCCGCGTAGATGTTATAATAATTACCGGTGGTTTAGGGCCAACAAAAGACGATATTACCAAAAAAACAATTGCCGAGTATTTTAATGATACTTTAATTAGAGATGATTCGGTAGAGAAAAACATACAAGATCTTTGGCATAAATACGTACGCCAAACATTATTACAAGTTAATTTAGATCAGGCGCTGGTGCCATCTAAGGCTACAGTTTTAATGAATACTTTGGGTACAGCGCCTGGTATGTGGATGGAGAGAAATAACAAAGTTTTTGTTTCATTACCTGGTGTGCCTTTTGAAATGGAAGGCTTAATAGACCGCGAAGTGGTACCACGCATTAGAGATAAATTTGATTGTCCTTATATTTTACATCGTACCCTTTTAATTTTTGGTTTAGGTGAAAGCACTTTAGCTGCGAGAATTGAAGATTGGGAAGATGCACTACCTCCTGAAATTAAATTAGCATACTTACCAAGTTTAGGGAATATGCGCTTGCGATTATCATCTAAAGGTTTTGATAAGAGTAAAGTAATAAGTGAGGTACAGAAACAAATTGATACCCTTATTCCTTTAATTAAAGAAGAATTTGTAGGTTTTGAGGAAGATGATGCTTCAATTGAAGCTATAATTGGAAAACAACTTACCAAAATAGGTAAAACTGTAGCTACAGCAGAAAGTTGTACAGGTGGTAAGATTGCCGAACGTTTTACGGCAAATTCTGGTGCTTCGGCATATTTTAAAGGAAGTGTAGTGAGCTATGCAACCGAATCTAAAATTAATATTTTAGGTGTTTCTAAAGAGGCTATAGATGCCGATTCTGTGGTTAGTGCAAAAGTAGCAGAATCTATGGCGAAACATGTTTTAGAATTATTTGATGTCGATTTTGCAATTGCTACAACAGGTAATGCAGGACCAACAAAAGGTGATTCTGATGTTGAAGTAGGAACAGTTTTTATTGCGATCGCGACAAAAACTAGAGTTTATTCAGAAAAATTTATGTTAGGCAATTTGAGATTAAAAGTAATAAATAAGGGGGCTAACAAGGCTTTTGAAATGTTATTGAAAGAAATTTTTAAAAATTGATAAAAAATTGGTTGTCATACCGTAAAGATTTTATATATTTGCACCTCGATTTTAAGCAACAAAATTAAAGTTATATAGAATGTCAAGAGTTTGTGAACTTACAGGAAAGAAGGCGATGGTTGGAAACAACGTGTCTCATGCATTAAACAGAACTAAACGCAAATTCAATGCGAATTTAGTAAAGAAACGTTTTTACCTTCCAGAAGAAGACAGCTGGATAACTTTAAAGGTTTCAACATCTGCTTTAAAAACAATTAATAAAATAGGTATTTCTGCAGCAATTAAAGATGCAAAATCTAAAGGATTTTTAACGAAGTAATTCGCTGTATTAAAAATATAAAGAAATGGCAAAAAGAGGCAATAGAATACAGGTGATATTAGAATGTACAGAGCATAAAGAATCTGGTCAAGCGGGTACTTCTCGTTACATTACTACTAAGAATAAAAAGAACACGCCAGATAGAATGGAGATTAAGAAATTTAATCCTATCCTTAAGCGTATGACAGTTCATAAAGAAATTAAATAATTAGAAGTTTTAGCAATAAAATTTCAAATACCTTAAAAATATATAGGTCATGGCAAAGAAATCCGTAGCATCATTACAAACAGGATCTAAAAGATTAACAAAAGCAATAAAAATGGTAAAGTCTCCAAAAACTGGAGCTTACATGTTTGTTGAATCTATCATGAATCCAGAACAAGTAAGTGACTTTTTAGCTAAAAAGTAATTTACAGTGTTATACAATATTAAAAGCTGCTTTCGTTTTCGAAAGCAGCTTTTTTATTTTTATATTTGAATAGGTTAATTTAACTGACACATTAGCAGTAAAAAAATGTGGTAAGGATTTTGACAAGAGTAATTAGGAACGTGCTACGAAAAAACATTTATGTAAAAGTAACTTTGTTTAATTTATGATAACGAACCTAACAATTAAAGTAGAAATATAAAGAGCATAACCACTCTATAACTAACAACTAGCAAGAAAATGAGCTTTTTTAAAAAAATATTTTCGTCGGATAAAAAGGAAACCCTTGATAAAGGATTAGAAAAAACTAAATCTAGTTTTTTTGGAAAACTAAGTAAAGCGGTAGCCGGAAAATCTAAAGTAGACGACGAGGTTTTAGATAACCTTGAAGAAGTTCTTGTATCTAGTGATGTTGGTGTAAATACCACGCTTAAAGTTATAGAACGCATTGAAGAACGTGTTGCAAAGGACAAATACCTTGGTACTGATGAGCTTAATAAAATACTTCGTGAAGAAATTGCTGCTTTGTTAAGCGAAACAAATTCTGGAGAAGATACCGATTATACAATACCTACTTTGCCAAAACAAGAAAATGGTAAAAAAACGCCTTATGTTTTAATGGTAGTTGGTGTTAATGGTGTTGGTAAAACAACAACTATTGGTAAGTTGGCTTATCAATTTAAAAAACAAGGTTTGAAGGTGGTTTTAGGTGCGGCAGATACGTTTCGCGCAGCAGCCATAGACCAATTACAAGTTTGGGCAGACCGTGTAGATGTACCAATGATTCGTCAGGAAATGGGAAGTGATCCTGCTTCTGTAGCGTTCGACGCATTAAAGTCTGGTGTTAATCAAGATGCCGATGTTATTATTATTGATACAGCCGGACGTCTACACAACAAGATAAACTTAATGAATGAGCTTACCAAGGTAAAGCGCGTTATGCAAAAAGTTGTTGTAGATGCGCCTCACGATGTGCTTTTAGTTTTAGATGGTTCTACAGGTCAAAATGCTTTTGAGCAAGCTAAGCAGTTTACAGCAGCTACAGAGGTTACATCTTTAGCCGTTACCAAACTAGATGGTACGGCAAAAGGAGGAGTTGTTATTGGTATTTCCGATCAATTTAAAATTCCTGTAAAATATATTGGTGTTGGTGAAGGTATCGAAGATTTACAAGTGTTCAATAAATATGAATTTGTAGATTCTTTTTTCAAATAGAAATTATCTTTTTAGTGTAAAGTGTCCGGTGTAATTCTTGCCATCGGCACGTGTTACTACAAACCAATAATCTGAAGTTGGCATGTTTCTTCCATTATAACTGCCATCCCATGATGTGTTTTTATCTAAGGTTTTAAGTAGTTTTCCATATCTATCGTATATTTTTATATCTAAAGTTTCTTCCGTTTCGGAATACTTAATAGACCATGTGTCATGAAATCCATCTCCATTTGGCGTAAAGTATTTAGGTGCATTTAATATGTAAACATTTTCTGTAATAGTACCACAACCATTTTTATCTCTTACGTAAATAGTGTATTCCCCTATTGGTAATCTTGTAAATACATTATCATCTTGGTAGTTGGTGTCATCTAAAGAGAATTCATAATCTCCAAGACTTAAGTGAGATAAATTAACGGTTATTGAATTGTTAGTGTCGGTCCAATCTTCAATTTCAATATTTTGAATAATGGCTTCGTTAGATAGTACGACTTCGAAATTTTTAGTTGTAGAGCAGGTGTAGGTGGCATAATCTTTAGTTACTGTTATGGAGTAACTGCCAATATTTGAAGTAGGAATATTTATAGTTTGTGTTGTTTCTCCGGTAGACCAAAGGTAAGTATTAAAACCATTTCCTGCATCTACCGTTATTTCATTGTCGTCTTCACATATACCTATAAAGTCTTGAATATCAATTATTGGAGTCGCTTGTAGCGAAACAGTTATTTCTGCTATTTGATAACAATGATCGGCCGAATCAATTCGAGCGTAAATTGTAGGGGTTTCTATATACCAATTATAACTAGTCGGTTCTGTAATATGTTGGTCTTCATAATAGTTTTCTGCTCCCGATTGAGATGTGAAGAAATTGAAATTACAATCACTACAGTTGGTTAATAGAGCTTCGTAAATTGTAAAATCAATAACTTCTTCATCATCATTTAAATTATCACAGACCACAACTGATATGTTATTTATGGCGAGTGTGGGCGATATTATGTTTACCAAAACAGCAAGTCTGTCATCACTTTCACAACCATTAATAGTTTCTTTTGCTGCGTAATAAGTAACTCCGTCGTTTAAACTTGTTTCCTCTGGTAAAATATTTCCTGCTATTTGGGCATCATACCAAATAGCAGTTGCGCTAACTTCAATATTCGCTATAGTTGGGTTTTGTGTAGTGCAAAATAACTGTTCGGCTTCACCGGTTAGGGCTTCTGGAGTTCCAATAATTTCTACTTCAAAATTATCTGAAGCAATTCTGCAAAAAGCAGAGTTTATGTAATTGCCGTTGGCAACAGTTAATCTATATAGAAATGTCCCGGGAGTGTTCGTGTCGAAAAACAGATAGTTTGGAGTGGTTTCGCCTGTAATATCTAGCCAAGTATCAGCATTGTCATCAGAAAGCTGCCATTGATATCGTGGATCGGTATATCCGGAAGAAACATCAGCTTGAAAAGTATAGTTTACACTTTCGTTTTGGCAAATAGATAAAGCTGTTGCAGCGTCGTTGTCAATAGAATTAATTATAGTTGGGCCACAAGGTCTAAAGCTAATATCATCTAATGCAATATCGTTACCAGGATGTGCGCTAGGCGCAGAGTTTAAAATGCTAATAACAACTTCCGCGTCAGCTCCCGATGTAAAAAAGAAGCCATATTGTAACCATGTTGGTGAAGATGTTTGGTTAATGTCTCCTGTGCTATAAAACCCTAAAATATTACCAGAAGTGTCACTAATTCTGAAGGTTACATTCGGGCTATATTGATCTGTAAGTCCTGCGTTGGGGTTCAATAAATTTATTAACCATGCTGAAAATTCATAAGTAGTATTCGGGCAAAGTCCTGAAACTGTTTTAGTGTAAAATACACCTTCATTTGCTATTACGGCGCTATTAATTACCATCATATATCCATTTGAATTACCAGTGTGGTCGTTAGTTACATGCCAGGCATTGGCTTTTAATCCGCTGGAAGAATTTACGATGGTGTACTCGCCTTCATCTAGCTCACCACTTGCTCTATAAGTAAATGCTGTAATGGCCGAACCTAATGCGCTTCCTCTATTTGAGCCCGATCCGAAGTCGATTTCTACAATAGGGTCACCTAAACTACCTTCACATAATTGCGCGTGAGATTGGATGTAAATACAGAATATTGTAAGTAGAGAGAATATATGTTTCTTTTGCAAAGTCTTTTCTTTAAACGAGTTTTTCAGCAGGAAGTATTAATAACAAAGTTTTATTAATACTTTACTTTTTAATACTTTGATTTAGTAATAACGTTTAGATGTGTTTTAGAAGAAAAACTTGCGTTTGAAGTTTTAATAGAGGCTTATGGATATTGTTAGTAAGTATTTATCAATTGTATTAATCAGACTGTTTAGATAAATAACAGTGTTCGTTTTATTTTTAAGATGAAGAAGATAGGTAAAGCTTACTCGATTAAAGCATTGATTTTAGCCCATAACTCGTTATCAAAACTAGATAAGGCGAAATTTTCGCTATCGGCAGCGTTGCCCATTCTTACAATTACTAGTTTTTTACTTGGTACAATATAAATTTTCTGATCGTTTTTACCTAAAGCGGCATACATATCATCAGGGGCATTTGGAATTAGTTTTCCATTAAACTCTAATTGACTTTGCGGTAAATGGTAGCTCGATTTTCCGTTAAGCCACCATAAATAGCCATAAGCCTCATTAATGTTTTGCGAGGTATTAGTCGCTTCATTTAAAAAAGCTTCAGATATAATTTGTGTTTCATCCCATGTTCCGTTGGTATACATTAAAAGTCCAAAGCGTGCCATACTTCGTGTGTTGCTCCAATAGACACTTAAATTATTGAGAGAAATCCATTGACCACTCATACCTATTTTATCCTTAAGGTTTTCACTGAAATAAGTGTCCCAATTTTGGCCGGTTGCTGCGGCGACTACATCTTGTGTTTTTACATAAACATTGTGGTAGGCCCAACGGGAGTTTGCATCCGCTATATATTGTAGGTTTTCTGGAGTTACATCGTCGCCCAAACTATCGTCCAAACCAGAACTCATAGATAGTAAGTTTTTAGTTGAAATTAGGTTCTCTTTTTCTAAAGTCAAACTCGTCCAGCCAATTCCTAAATAGTCGGATACTTTAGTGTTTATATTTAAAAAATTTTGGTCTTGCGCTATTCCTGCGGTTGCTGTGGTCAACGTTTTTCCTGCACTTGCCCAGTACCAAGATTTTGTGCTGCTATGGTCGTTCATGTAGTGCTCAACTACAAGCTTACCATCATGTAAAATGATAAAGCTTTTACTATTTTTTTCTTCTAAGTAATCGAGTAGTGATTGTAGTTCGTTAGCGTTCCAGTTTAAATCGCTTATGGATTTTGTTTCCCAAACATCTGAACTTAAAGGAGGAAAATAGATGGGTTCAACAGTTGGGTTTTCTTCTATAATTGGATTGTTCTCAGAAGAACAATTCAAAATTAATAATACGAAAACTAGATTGATATGGCGTAAATACTTCATCATAGTAAATTTAATAATTTAGACTGTAAAACGGACTATTGGTTTAATCTAAATTTCTATTGGTGTTATTCTTCAATCATTCCTAGTAAATCAATCCGCATTGCGTATCTTTGCACACTTAATTTTTGGTATGAGAACAAAGACACTTAAAAAGAACAAAATCAACGTAGTAACACTAGGCTGTAGTAAAAATGTTTACGATAGCGAAGTGCTTATGGGGCAACTTAAAGCCAGCGGAAAAGATGTTGTACATGAAGAAGAAGGTAATATTGTGGTTATAAATACCTGCGGTTTTATCAATAATGCGAAGGAAGAAAGTGTAAATACTATTCTTGAATACGTACAGAAAAAAAACGATGGCGATGTAGATAAAGTCTTTGTTACCGGTTGTTTAAGTGAACGTTATAAGCCAGATTTGATAAAAGAAATCCCTAATGTGGATGAGTATTTTGGAACTACTGAGTTACCAGGATTACTAAAAGCTTTGGGTGCCGATTACCGACACGAATTAATTGGTGAGCGTTTAACAACAACGCCAAAAAACTATGCTTACTTAAAAATTGCAGAAGGTTGCGATAGACCATGTTCTTTTTGTGCCATTCCTTTAATGCGCGGTAAACATAAAAGTACACCTATTGAAGATTTGGTTACCGAATCGGAAAAACTAGCAGCTAAAGGTGTTAAAGAATTGATATTAATTGCCCAAGATTTAACGTATTACGGACTTGATATTTATAAAAAACGAAACTTAGCAGAGCTATTAGAGGCTTTAGTAAAAGTAGAAGGTATCGAGTGGATTCGTTTACATTACGCATTTCCAACAGGCTTTCCGTTAGACGTTTTAGATGTTATGAAACGCGAACCTAAAGTTTGTAATTATTTAGATATTCCGTTGCAGCATATTTCAGACTCTGTTTTAAAAAGTATGCGTCGTGGTACTAATAAAGCAAAAACGACTAAGTTAATTGGTCAGTTTAGAGAAGCTGTGCCAGAAATGACAATTAGAACAACGTTAATTGTTGGGTATCCTGGTGAAACAGAAGAGAATTTCCAAGAGTTAAAACAATGGGTTAGCGATATGCGTTTTGAGCGTTTAGGTTGTTTTACTTATTCTCATGAAGAAAATACACATGCTTACACTTTAGAGGACGATGTGCCAGAAGAGGTTAAAGTTGATAGAGCAAACCAAATTATGGAAATTCAATCTCAAATTTCTTGGGAACTGAATCAACATAAAATAGGAGAGACTTTTAAAGTAGTTATCGATAGAAAAGAAGGTAATTATTTTGTTGGTCGTACTGAGTTTGATTCTCCAGATGTAGATAACGAAGTATTAATCGATGCATCTAAATGTTATTTAAAAACAGGTGAATTTGCAACTGTAAAAGTAACAGAAGCAGAAGATTTTGATTTATATGCTGAAGTAGTTCTTTAGTTTCTAAGTATTGGTACGATGAAGGATATCAATTTTTTGAAATTTCTAAGAGATTTATGTGCTGAAAGCATGTCTGTTTTGGATGCTAATATTCCGAAATCTAAATATATACCAATAAGTTTATCTGAATCTAACGACGTTCTAAATGTCATAGATGTATCATCTTCTAATATATTAGCTGATTTTGTAAACACCCATATTAAAAACCATAAGGCTGAAGTAGCTTATGGCGGTTATTTAGAGGTGAGAAACATTTATAAGCGTAGTACGCATTTTAGCAGTCAAGCTGAAGAAGAACGTAATATCCACTTAGGCGTCGATTTATGGAGTCCCATTGGAACGTCTATTTTTACACCGTTTGATTCCGTAGTGCATAGCTTTAACAATAATGAGAACTTTGGAGATTACGGACCAACCATTATATTAAAGCATACTTTACAAAATGTTGATTTTTATACTCTTTACGGGCATTTAAGTTTGGCTTCCATTGATAATCTTGAAGTTGGAGAAGTTTTCAAGCAAGCTGATAAAATAGCCGAATTGGGTGATGCTTCTGTAAATGGTGATTATCCTCCGCATTTACATTTTCAGATTATAAAAGATATTCAAGATTATAAAGGTGATTACCCGGGAGTTTGTTCTAAAACGGATTTGGCGTTTTATGAGCGTAATTGTCCGGACCCTAAGTTAATACTTAACTTATAGCCTTCCAAAACATAACTTATTGATCCACAAAATTCTCGCGTAAAAGTGTTGCAACTTCAGGTAGATGTTTAATTAATTCTTCAATCACTTCAGGGTCGGTTAAGTCGGTTCTAAAACCTGGTAACATACTTAATTCGGCATCATCAAAGTCAACGCAACCCATAGCCCAATTAGTAAAAAGGCGATCTTCTGTTGTGCTATCGTGAATAATTTTTAAATCTTTATGACGGGTATCTCTGCGTAAACGAACCAAAAGGTCATCTATTACTCCATGTTCGCCTTCTATTATTTGAAGAAAATAACCATGTTTATGCATTAAAACGCCGCTAATATTATCAATTGAATTAAAGCCCCGAGAGTCATGCAGTAGGTCTAGTAACTGGCGCTTTGTGAATTGCTCTACAGCTTGACTAGAGTAGATAAGGCGGCGTATTGTCATATTAAATATATATGAAGTTATTAATTCTAAAGTGCATATGGAATTTCGTTTAGGGCACGTAATCCACACGTATACAAACGTATGCTTTTTTTCTTACAATGTCAATATTCAATTTCATTTTTATATGATAGGTTCTAAACGGTTAAATTTTTAGTTTTCTTTTAGTTGATGATCAAATTATATGTTTAAAACAAAAAAAGTCCCAACAGTTTTCTGTTGGGACTTTTTAATATTATAGGATTCCTTTTTTTAGGAATTGAGATTATTCTTCAACAATAACCCATTCACCTTTGGCTAATAAAGGTTCAGCTTGTTTAAATTTTACTGTTTTATTTTCACCGTTCATTACGTTTTTAATAGTAA
The window above is part of the Algibacter sp. L3A6 genome. Proteins encoded here:
- a CDS encoding Hpt domain-containing protein, giving the protein MEQHYKLFRVRELADNDESFIAALAEAFLEEVPEDAERLKKAVAEKDYQEAYQAAHKMKPTIDLFELGVLDTLIEVQDWGKFTKKELDVTGQLNTVITAVESAVAEIKADFNL
- a CDS encoding CinA family nicotinamide mononucleotide deamidase-related protein codes for the protein MLAEIITIGDELLIGQVIDTNSAYIGKQLNKIGVSVYQITSIQDDKEHILQAFKDAESRVDVIIITGGLGPTKDDITKKTIAEYFNDTLIRDDSVEKNIQDLWHKYVRQTLLQVNLDQALVPSKATVLMNTLGTAPGMWMERNNKVFVSLPGVPFEMEGLIDREVVPRIRDKFDCPYILHRTLLIFGLGESTLAARIEDWEDALPPEIKLAYLPSLGNMRLRLSSKGFDKSKVISEVQKQIDTLIPLIKEEFVGFEEDDASIEAIIGKQLTKIGKTVATAESCTGGKIAERFTANSGASAYFKGSVVSYATESKINILGVSKEAIDADSVVSAKVAESMAKHVLELFDVDFAIATTGNAGPTKGDSDVEVGTVFIAIATKTRVYSEKFMLGNLRLKVINKGANKAFEMLLKEIFKN
- the rpmB gene encoding 50S ribosomal protein L28, coding for MSRVCELTGKKAMVGNNVSHALNRTKRKFNANLVKKRFYLPEEDSWITLKVSTSALKTINKIGISAAIKDAKSKGFLTK
- the rpmG gene encoding 50S ribosomal protein L33 yields the protein MAKRGNRIQVILECTEHKESGQAGTSRYITTKNKKNTPDRMEIKKFNPILKRMTVHKEIK
- a CDS encoding DUF4295 domain-containing protein; the protein is MAKKSVASLQTGSKRLTKAIKMVKSPKTGAYMFVESIMNPEQVSDFLAKK
- the ftsY gene encoding signal recognition particle-docking protein FtsY, whose translation is MSFFKKIFSSDKKETLDKGLEKTKSSFFGKLSKAVAGKSKVDDEVLDNLEEVLVSSDVGVNTTLKVIERIEERVAKDKYLGTDELNKILREEIAALLSETNSGEDTDYTIPTLPKQENGKKTPYVLMVVGVNGVGKTTTIGKLAYQFKKQGLKVVLGAADTFRAAAIDQLQVWADRVDVPMIRQEMGSDPASVAFDALKSGVNQDADVIIIDTAGRLHNKINLMNELTKVKRVMQKVVVDAPHDVLLVLDGSTGQNAFEQAKQFTAATEVTSLAVTKLDGTAKGGVVIGISDQFKIPVKYIGVGEGIEDLQVFNKYEFVDSFFK
- a CDS encoding T9SS type B sorting domain-containing protein, which produces MQKKHIFSLLTIFCIYIQSHAQLCEGSLGDPIVEIDFGSGSNRGSALGSAITAFTYRASGELDEGEYTIVNSSSGLKANAWHVTNDHTGNSNGYMMVINSAVIANEGVFYTKTVSGLCPNTTYEFSAWLINLLNPNAGLTDQYSPNVTFRISDTSGNILGFYSTGDINQTSSPTWLQYGFFFTSGADAEVVISILNSAPSAHPGNDIALDDISFRPCGPTIINSIDNDAATALSICQNESVNYTFQADVSSGYTDPRYQWQLSDDNADTWLDITGETTPNYLFFDTNTPGTFLYRLTVANGNYINSAFCRIASDNFEVEIIGTPEALTGEAEQLFCTTQNPTIANIEVSATAIWYDAQIAGNILPEETSLNDGVTYYAAKETINGCESDDRLAVLVNIISPTLAINNISVVVCDNLNDDEEVIDFTIYEALLTNCSDCNFNFFTSQSGAENYYEDQHITEPTSYNWYIETPTIYARIDSADHCYQIAEITVSLQATPIIDIQDFIGICEDDNEITVDAGNGFNTYLWSTGETTQTINIPTSNIGSYSITVTKDYATYTCSTTKNFEVVLSNEAIIQNIEIEDWTDTNNSITVNLSHLSLGDYEFSLDDTNYQDDNVFTRLPIGEYTIYVRDKNGCGTITENVYILNAPKYFTPNGDGFHDTWSIKYSETEETLDIKIYDRYGKLLKTLDKNTSWDGSYNGRNMPTSDYWFVVTRADGKNYTGHFTLKR
- a CDS encoding serine hydrolase domain-containing protein, with the translated sequence MKYLRHINLVFVLLILNCSSENNPIIEENPTVEPIYFPPLSSDVWETKSISDLNWNANELQSLLDYLEEKNSKSFIILHDGKLVVEHYMNDHSSTKSWYWASAGKTLTTATAGIAQDQNFLNINTKVSDYLGIGWTSLTLEKENLISTKNLLSMSSGLDDSLGDDVTPENLQYIADANSRWAYHNVYVKTQDVVAAATGQNWDTYFSENLKDKIGMSGQWISLNNLSVYWSNTRSMARFGLLMYTNGTWDETQIISEAFLNEATNTSQNINEAYGYLWWLNGKSSYHLPQSQLEFNGKLIPNAPDDMYAALGKNDQKIYIVPSKKLVIVRMGNAADSENFALSSFDNELWAKINALIE
- the rimO gene encoding 30S ribosomal protein S12 methylthiotransferase RimO; the protein is MRTKTLKKNKINVVTLGCSKNVYDSEVLMGQLKASGKDVVHEEEGNIVVINTCGFINNAKEESVNTILEYVQKKNDGDVDKVFVTGCLSERYKPDLIKEIPNVDEYFGTTELPGLLKALGADYRHELIGERLTTTPKNYAYLKIAEGCDRPCSFCAIPLMRGKHKSTPIEDLVTESEKLAAKGVKELILIAQDLTYYGLDIYKKRNLAELLEALVKVEGIEWIRLHYAFPTGFPLDVLDVMKREPKVCNYLDIPLQHISDSVLKSMRRGTNKAKTTKLIGQFREAVPEMTIRTTLIVGYPGETEENFQELKQWVSDMRFERLGCFTYSHEENTHAYTLEDDVPEEVKVDRANQIMEIQSQISWELNQHKIGETFKVVIDRKEGNYFVGRTEFDSPDVDNEVLIDASKCYLKTGEFATVKVTEAEDFDLYAEVVL
- a CDS encoding peptidoglycan DD-metalloendopeptidase family protein, coding for MKDINFLKFLRDLCAESMSVLDANIPKSKYIPISLSESNDVLNVIDVSSSNILADFVNTHIKNHKAEVAYGGYLEVRNIYKRSTHFSSQAEEERNIHLGVDLWSPIGTSIFTPFDSVVHSFNNNENFGDYGPTIILKHTLQNVDFYTLYGHLSLASIDNLEVGEVFKQADKIAELGDASVNGDYPPHLHFQIIKDIQDYKGDYPGVCSKTDLAFYERNCPDPKLILNL
- a CDS encoding BLUF domain-containing protein; translation: MTIRRLIYSSQAVEQFTKRQLLDLLHDSRGFNSIDNISGVLMHKHGYFLQIIEGEHGVIDDLLVRLRRDTRHKDLKIIHDSTTEDRLFTNWAMGCVDFDDAELSMLPGFRTDLTDPEVIEELIKHLPEVATLLRENFVDQ